Proteins encoded together in one Variovorax paradoxus EPS window:
- a CDS encoding HEAT repeat domain-containing protein has protein sequence MTSSLLDDPELQAIAERLASPDAEVRRIAVMDLGDLSDEAHTPLLVAALRDDTPAVRAAAALALETMENQCAVEGLAVALDDADAQVREAAAHSLAELKEPASAAWLLPHAGTGPARVRAAVLRALRELRVPASAGPALAVLQEPRATQDTADAIALRREAIGVLGYLKHAPALPALAALAASDPVDEVRRAAVGALAFAAGDADARIALETALRDASWQVREEAATALGKLQQPAATAALLVALDDDYWQVRLRAARSLGRLRSAESVTPLLAALGHSISNLRKEAALALGDIGDAGALPALELAADDPDPEVRKSARLAIVQIGNKAAHGA, from the coding sequence ATGACTTCCTCGCTCCTCGACGACCCCGAACTGCAGGCCATTGCCGAACGCCTGGCCTCCCCCGATGCCGAAGTGCGCCGCATCGCGGTGATGGACCTGGGCGACCTGTCCGACGAGGCCCACACGCCGCTGCTGGTCGCGGCCCTGCGCGACGACACACCGGCCGTGCGCGCCGCCGCGGCGCTGGCGCTCGAAACCATGGAGAACCAGTGCGCCGTCGAAGGGCTGGCGGTGGCGCTCGACGACGCCGATGCGCAAGTGCGCGAAGCCGCCGCCCACAGCCTGGCCGAACTGAAGGAACCCGCATCGGCCGCCTGGCTGCTGCCGCATGCGGGCACCGGCCCCGCGCGGGTGCGCGCCGCCGTGCTGCGTGCGCTGCGCGAACTGCGCGTGCCCGCCAGCGCCGGCCCCGCGCTGGCGGTGCTGCAGGAGCCGCGCGCCACCCAGGACACCGCCGACGCCATCGCCCTGCGCCGCGAAGCCATCGGCGTGCTCGGCTACCTGAAACATGCGCCCGCGCTGCCTGCGCTGGCCGCCCTTGCCGCCTCCGACCCGGTGGACGAAGTGCGCCGCGCGGCCGTGGGCGCGCTGGCCTTTGCGGCGGGCGATGCCGATGCGCGCATCGCGCTGGAAACCGCGCTGCGCGATGCGAGCTGGCAGGTGCGCGAAGAAGCGGCCACCGCACTCGGCAAGCTGCAGCAACCCGCCGCGACCGCAGCGCTGCTGGTGGCGCTGGACGACGACTACTGGCAGGTGCGCCTGCGTGCGGCACGCAGCCTGGGGCGCCTGCGCAGCGCCGAGAGCGTCACGCCGCTGCTCGCGGCGCTGGGCCACAGCATCAGCAACCTGCGCAAGGAAGCCGCGCTGGCGCTGGGCGACATCGGCGATGCAGGGGCGCTGCCCGCACTCGAACTTGCCGCGGACGATCCCGATCCCGAAGTGCGCAAATCGGCCCGGCTGGCCATCGTGCAGATCGGCAACAAGGCGGCCCATGGCGCCTGA
- a CDS encoding bifunctional protein-serine/threonine kinase/phosphatase, with product MLMPTHKALRVTLGQHSLAKPGAVNQDFHGAMLPEGTLRMSKGIAVALADGIGSSRVSQVASAAAVRGFLDDYYATSDAWSVRRAAQRVLSATNSWLHAQTMRSDARFDKDSGYVCTFSALVFKGRDVHMLHVGDARIHRLHPNGLEQLTEDHRVHLSSVESYLGRALGAGPNVEIDYRCWEAEVGEVYLLATDGAYTHLDAAAVHDAIARCGDDFDAAARLLTEAAQARSSDDDCTVQLVRIDELPLADAAPLPLQREGLAIAPPLAPRTRFEGFTLVRELHVSSRSHVHLAVDDASGQQVVLKLPSVDLRDDPEYLDRFVLEEWVARRIDNVHVLKASAIDRTRGHLYVAMEYVDGQTLAQWMVDNPKPSLDSVRRIAEQLASGLQALHGREMLHQDVRPENVMIDRTGTVRIIDLATTHVAGLADGAGEGRPLAITGTLQYTAPEYFTGHGGSARSDLFSMAVIVYQMLTGQLPYGLQVSRVRSPADVNRLRYVPVRHLRPDLPEWVDAVLQKALNPNPLKRQEAVSELAHDLRAPGQEFLRVRMPPLIERHPVRFWQTTTALLAIVSVVLLGVLVLGR from the coding sequence CGCTCGGCCAGCACTCGCTGGCCAAGCCCGGCGCAGTCAACCAGGACTTCCACGGTGCGATGCTGCCCGAGGGAACGCTGCGCATGTCCAAGGGCATCGCGGTGGCGCTCGCCGATGGCATCGGCTCCAGCCGCGTGAGCCAGGTGGCGAGCGCGGCGGCGGTGCGGGGTTTCCTCGACGACTACTACGCGACCTCCGATGCGTGGTCGGTGCGCCGCGCGGCCCAGCGGGTGCTGAGCGCCACCAACTCGTGGCTGCACGCGCAGACGATGCGCAGCGATGCGCGCTTCGACAAAGACAGCGGCTACGTCTGCACCTTCAGCGCGCTCGTCTTCAAGGGGCGCGACGTGCACATGCTGCACGTGGGCGATGCGCGCATCCATCGCCTGCATCCGAACGGGCTGGAGCAGCTCACCGAAGACCACCGGGTGCATCTGTCCTCGGTCGAGTCGTACCTCGGGCGCGCACTCGGTGCGGGGCCGAACGTGGAGATCGACTACCGCTGCTGGGAGGCGGAGGTGGGCGAGGTCTACCTGCTGGCCACCGATGGCGCCTACACGCACCTCGATGCCGCCGCAGTGCACGACGCGATCGCGCGGTGCGGTGACGATTTCGACGCGGCCGCACGCCTGCTCACGGAGGCCGCGCAGGCCCGCAGCAGCGATGACGACTGCACGGTGCAGCTCGTGCGCATCGACGAACTGCCGCTGGCCGACGCCGCACCGCTGCCCCTGCAGCGCGAAGGCCTCGCCATCGCGCCGCCGCTTGCGCCCCGAACCCGCTTCGAGGGCTTCACGCTCGTGCGCGAACTCCATGTGAGTTCGCGCAGCCACGTGCACCTGGCGGTGGACGACGCGAGCGGACAGCAGGTCGTGCTGAAGCTGCCCTCGGTCGATCTGCGCGACGACCCGGAATACCTCGACCGCTTCGTGCTCGAAGAGTGGGTGGCGCGGCGCATCGACAACGTGCATGTGCTCAAGGCAAGCGCCATCGACCGCACGCGCGGCCACCTGTACGTCGCCATGGAATATGTCGACGGCCAGACGCTCGCGCAGTGGATGGTCGACAACCCCAAGCCGTCGCTCGACAGCGTGCGCCGCATCGCCGAGCAACTCGCGAGCGGGCTGCAGGCGCTGCACGGCAGGGAGATGCTGCACCAGGACGTGCGCCCCGAGAACGTGATGATCGACCGCACCGGCACCGTGCGGATCATCGACCTCGCGACGACCCATGTGGCGGGGCTCGCCGATGGGGCGGGGGAGGGGCGTCCGCTTGCGATCACCGGCACGCTGCAGTACACCGCGCCCGAATACTTCACCGGCCATGGCGGCAGTGCGCGGTCTGACCTGTTCTCGATGGCGGTGATCGTCTACCAGATGCTCACGGGCCAGTTGCCGTACGGGCTGCAGGTGTCGCGGGTTCGGTCGCCCGCCGATGTGAACCGGCTGCGCTATGTGCCGGTTCGCCACCTGCGGCCCGACCTGCCCGAGTGGGTCGATGCGGTGCTGCAGAAGGCGCTGAATCCGAATCCGCTCAAGCGGCAGGAGGCCGTGTCGGAGCTTGCGCACGACCTCCGCGCGCCGGGGCAGGAGTTTCTGCGTGTGCGCATGCCACCGCTGATCGAGCGGCACCCCGTGCGCTTCTGGCAGACGACCACGGCGTTGCTGGCCATCGTGTCGGTGGTGCTGCTCGGGGTGTTGGTCCTGGGGCGGTGA
- a CDS encoding ABC transporter ATP-binding protein, with translation MKADVQTGRIAIDDLCVRLGQGAQAFDAVQDITLHVEPGEFVCLLGPSGCGKSTLLGALAGHLTPASGVIHVDGEPVRGPHPDRGLVFQHHTLFPWKKVLDNVAFGLKMQGVGRRERHARAHEMLRLVGLDDFAGFYPSQLSGGMQQRAEIARVLINHPRVMLMDEPFGALDAQTRLMMQRQLLDAWARVRTTIVFITHDIDEALFLGDRVLVMGPRPGRIVAEFALDFPRPRDPSLVTSSEFTALKRRCLQLLHPHAGASEPLERLTPLGAAPTAAQLRFAI, from the coding sequence ATGAAGGCCGATGTGCAAACCGGCCGCATCGCCATCGACGACCTGTGCGTGCGCCTCGGCCAGGGCGCGCAGGCCTTCGATGCAGTGCAGGACATCACGCTGCACGTGGAGCCCGGCGAATTCGTCTGCCTGCTCGGGCCTTCGGGCTGCGGCAAGTCGACGCTGCTCGGCGCGCTCGCCGGCCACCTGACGCCTGCGAGCGGTGTGATCCACGTGGACGGCGAGCCCGTTCGCGGACCGCATCCCGACCGCGGCCTCGTGTTCCAGCACCACACGCTCTTCCCCTGGAAGAAGGTGCTCGACAACGTCGCCTTCGGCCTGAAGATGCAGGGCGTCGGCCGCCGCGAGCGCCATGCGCGGGCGCACGAGATGCTGCGCCTCGTGGGCCTGGACGACTTCGCGGGCTTCTATCCCTCGCAGCTTTCGGGCGGCATGCAGCAGCGCGCGGAGATCGCGCGGGTGCTCATCAACCACCCGCGCGTGATGCTGATGGACGAGCCCTTCGGCGCGCTCGATGCGCAGACGCGGCTGATGATGCAGCGCCAGTTGCTCGACGCCTGGGCGCGCGTGCGCACCACCATCGTCTTCATCACCCACGACATCGACGAGGCGCTGTTCCTCGGCGACCGCGTGCTCGTGATGGGGCCGCGGCCGGGGCGCATCGTCGCCGAGTTCGCGCTCGACTTTCCCCGGCCGCGCGATCCGTCGCTGGTCACTTCTTCCGAATTCACCGCGCTCAAGCGGCGCTGCCTGCAACTGCTGCATCCGCATGCGGGCGCCAGCGAACCGCTGGAACGCCTCACGCCGCTCGGCGCCGCCCCCACCGCTGCGCAACTGCGCTTTGCCATCTAG
- a CDS encoding gamma-butyrobetaine hydroxylase-like domain-containing protein, protein MAPESIVDHRARAALEFCWGDGERYLATYRMLRASCPCADCKVLRAAGGDGNAGDDVQLADIQPVGAYGVQFVFSDGHDRGIFPWGFLRGLLEGRVRSGMTP, encoded by the coding sequence ATGGCGCCTGAGTCCATCGTCGATCACCGCGCGCGGGCCGCGCTGGAGTTTTGCTGGGGCGATGGGGAGCGGTATCTGGCGACGTACCGGATGCTGCGGGCCAGTTGTCCTTGTGCGGATTGCAAGGTGCTGCGGGCGGCTGGGGGCGATGGCAATGCGGGTGACGACGTGCAACTCGCGGACATACAGCCGGTCGGGGCCTATGGCGTGCAGTTCGTGTTCAGCGATGGGCACGACCGGGGAATTTTCCCTTGGGGGTTTTTGAGGGGGTTGCTGGAGGGGCGGGTGCGGTCGGGCATGACACCCTGA
- a CDS encoding ABC transporter permease, which translates to MTNSLHSNLRAMPRATWRIAALLLCVLAWHLATRERMNLGFITFQNVPPPREVAESAWSLVQSPLVLQHLSASLRRVFIGFGLAAIAGVALGLAIGRARWAEDTLLPPLEVLRPIPAVAWIPLAILMFPSSEASMVFITFIGALFPVLLNTVHGVEAVDARLVASARSLGAGRLAVFREVILPGALPSVVTGLAIGMGTAWFCLVTAEMISGQFGIGYYTWMSYTIQNYADIVVGMLFIGVLGMGSSALVRRVGQSLMPWRAVQEKRA; encoded by the coding sequence ATGACCAACTCCCTCCATAGCAACCTGCGCGCCATGCCGCGCGCCACATGGCGCATCGCCGCCCTGCTCCTGTGCGTGCTCGCATGGCACCTCGCCACGCGCGAGCGCATGAACCTGGGCTTCATCACCTTCCAGAACGTGCCGCCGCCGCGCGAGGTGGCCGAGTCGGCGTGGTCGCTGGTGCAGTCGCCGCTGGTGCTGCAGCATCTTTCGGCGAGCCTGCGCCGCGTGTTCATCGGCTTCGGGCTCGCGGCCATCGCTGGCGTGGCATTGGGCCTCGCGATAGGCCGCGCCCGCTGGGCCGAGGACACGCTGCTGCCGCCGCTCGAAGTGCTGCGGCCGATTCCCGCCGTCGCGTGGATTCCGCTGGCCATCCTGATGTTTCCGTCGTCCGAAGCCTCGATGGTCTTCATCACATTCATCGGCGCGCTATTCCCCGTGCTGCTCAACACCGTGCACGGCGTGGAGGCGGTGGATGCGCGCCTCGTCGCTTCGGCGCGCAGCCTGGGCGCGGGCCGCCTCGCGGTGTTCCGCGAAGTGATCCTGCCGGGCGCGCTGCCGAGCGTGGTCACCGGCCTTGCCATCGGCATGGGCACCGCGTGGTTCTGCCTCGTCACGGCCGAGATGATCTCGGGCCAGTTCGGCATCGGCTACTACACGTGGATGTCGTACACGATCCAGAACTACGCGGACATCGTGGTCGGCATGCTCTTCATCGGCGTGCTCGGCATGGGCAGCAGCGCGCTCGTGCGCCGCGTCGGCCAGTCGCTCATGCCCTGGCGCGCCGTGCAGGAGAAACGCGCATGA